A genomic window from Rhea pennata isolate bPtePen1 chromosome 12, bPtePen1.pri, whole genome shotgun sequence includes:
- the JAGN1 gene encoding protein jagunal homolog 1: MASRGGPRAAGTDGSDYQHRERVASHYQMSVALKSEIKKLIYMHVAIWLLLLAQMCVGHFKLLPHDQVAMPYQWEYPYLLSILPSLLGLLSFPRNNISYLVLSMISTGLFSVAPLIYGTMEMFPMAQQLYRHGKAYRFIFGFSAVSVMYLVVVVAAQVHGWQLYYSKKLLDSWFTSTQEKKRK, translated from the exons ATGGCCTCCCGCGGGGGCCCCCGCGCCGCTGGCACCGACGGCAGCGACTACCAGCACCGGGAGCGCGTGGCCTCGCACTACCAGATGAG CGTGGCGCTCAAGTCCGAGATCAAGAAGCTGATCTATATGCACGTGGCcatctggctgctgctgctggcccagATGTGTGTGGGGCACTTCAAGCTGCTGCCCCACGACCAGGTGGCCATGCCCTACCAGTGGGAGTACCCATACCTGCTCAGCATCCTCCCGTCCCTCCTGGgcctcctctcctttccccgCAACAACATCAGCTACCTGGTGCTGTCTATGATCAGCACCGGCCTCTTCTCCGTGGCGCCCCTCATCTACGGCACCATGGAGATGTTCCCCATGGCCCAGCAGCTCTACCGCCATGGCAAGGCGTACCGCTTCATCTTTGGCTTCTCTGCGGTGTCCGTCATGTacctggtggtggtggtggccgCGCAGGTGCACGGCTGGCAGCTCTACTACAGCAAGAAGCTCCTGGACTCCTGGTTCACCAGCACGcaggagaagaagaggaaatga